CTCTCCCCTCGCTGGCTGCGTCAGAGGGCAGCAGCGCCCGCTCGCCGCTTAGTTTTCATTTCCCGCTCCGCAGAGCGCAGGCACAGAAAGTGAAACTCGCTCCGCTGCGGCCAGAAAGTGAAACTCGCTCCGCCGCGGCCCGCCCCTGGGCAGCGCGGCACACCCGGTGCGGTGGGACGGGATGTGAGAAAGGCGGCCGGGGATCCATAGCCCTCTTTTGCACAGGGGCTGCCCACGGTGGTCCCATCTGCCGCTGTCCTGACCCTCTCCGACACCTTGGCTTTGTTCGGTCTGGTTTCTCCTGGGCACTTGGGTCACTTCAAGATCACCCAGTTCCGACTCCCCTGCCATCAGCAGAGAAGTTGAACTCTGCAGGAAAAAGCCCTCTTGTTCAGCAGAGGCAGTACCTCAGGAGGTGTGTTCTGCCTGGACTTAGCATGGTTGCTCATTACCTCTCAAAACGCCTGGGCCAGGCGTTTCTTGGATTTAGCCacaaaagcaatagaaaagcCGAACTCTTGTCAAGGCCTACGGTAGCCTACTTAGAAGCAAGAAGTAGCTCATttaaaataaccccaaacaaGTAACTCACTGAGAAACTTAACCCAGATGACCAACTGAAAGGCTCATCAGTTTCCTGCCTGATGGTGGGCCGTGGTGTGCAGTGGGATATACAGATGGCAGCACAATGGTAAGCATCAACTCCAGCACCAACCCAAGCTGTGAGATTTCAGGCCTCAAAGAGTCACCGGTGTCGGGACAAGGAGAAGTGCTTGAGTGGCCACTTCCCCAATGTGTATGTTGGGTTTCCAGGCTTTCCCCTTCACcctgggtgtctgcaggagGAACAGAGGGGTGCAGAGCCCCATAAGGAAGCCTTGCTTCTCAAACGATGACCACTGGTTCAGCCTTATTCCTCTTTAGGTGGGAGAGATTAAAGGTGAGTGATGCTGCTTCACAGAGCTCTCTCTGCTGACTCTGGAAATGGTGCAGGTCACGCAGGGAGTCCTGCTATGTGTGCGAAATAGATTGAGTCCCTGGGACCCCAGGAGGGAGAACCCCTGTGTGATTTGGCAGGGCACACTTGCCTACTCTCTATGGAGGAGTTCCAGCTGAGTCAGAGACACCATGTCCTTCCCTTGCCACCAGATGGTCCTCGGGGCAGGCTCAAACCCTAATCCCTTCCTGTCTCTCTGTGCTTGTAGGATGTAGGTGTTGCCCCCTTCCACAGGCTGTGCAGAGCTCCTGATGgcttctgtcttcctttctttgcttcctaAAAGCTCACTGGTGTCTTTGGAGGACCCCTTTGCCCCTCAGAAAAGTCCCTTCAGTGAGCTGCTAACAAACTGAATTCACATGTGCTATGCAGAAGCCTTCAGCTGTTGTTTCACTAAGTTACTAAATTCTAGGAATGttacagagaaaacaggcaTGGAGAGGAAAACCAGGGCTTAACATAGCCCTGACTTTCCGGCTTCTTCCTGTATTCTATGTTAGACACTTATCAGTTATAGAGGGAATTTAGGAGTTGAATGTGGAAGTCTGTAGTGCTGAATGCTCTGCAAGGCATTAAGAGACATATAAGTTCTTATTATTAACATACTGTTTGTTCCTGCTACACCTTGAGCTAAAGAGGCAGCCCTTTGGGGGAATGGCTAGAAAACTTCATGTCTTTGGAGGAGGATGGATGCAACCCTGATGATGATGAGAAGGGAGGTTCACTGCCTTCCCTTTGTCACATAACACAGACCACTTTGGGGCAGCTTCTGGAGGAAGGGTTATACTAACGTGGATTTATTGTGGAGAGAGGCTAAACTGTCCGCAGTTCTTTGATAGCATAGGTGAGGACAGCAAGTGCTTCCAGCCCTGTGTCAGGTACCTCTGTGTAGCTCCCATTCTGCTTCACTGAACCATGGAAAGGAGACAGTGCATAGCAGGCTTCCTGAGGGGTTGTCTGGGGCCCATGAGAGCTGTCTCTGTTGCAGTCCCCATAGAAGAGGTTCCAGTTGCGTACCCTCTGGGCAGGTTATGGAGAACACGCTCATACAACCTTGGTCTGTTGGAGACAGCACCATTGCTTGGCATTTAGAGCTCTTCAGCCAAGGCAGCAGCGGCAATGAAAAGCTTCCTGAATTGTCAGAGGGACGGGTATGGGTATCTATAGGGGCTTGTAAGCAGAAGGGCACAAATGACTCAGCACCTTTGCTGTGACTCTGGCAGAGCCTCTTATCAATGGTTTAAGTTTAGCAGTGTTCCTTTTCTATTACTAGCTTGTGTGACATCTGCCTGataaaagggaggaagagagataGAAGAATGGCTAAGCCATAAGTTGCCTAGAGACAGTTTAACCACCTGAGCAAAGTGCAAACCAACACTGGAGATTGAATAGGAGCTAGGTCTGAAAGTTCTGTGGAAACTAATGAAGTAGTGTGCAGCTGAAGTGGCTTTTGGTAATAACACCTGTGAGACCCTGGATGCTCAATTAAGAGGAGCATATGTCTTACTTAGGAATATTATAAGCTTTGCATGTGGAAGTTACTTGTGACACCCCACTTCCAAAACAGGTAGTGGGCAGAAATCTGAGCACAGAAAGTGTGCTTAGAGGAAGCGATGGCTAAACGCATGAAAGATTCAGTGCTCTGGTTTCCAAATACACTGCCTGCTGAGCATCGTGGTGTAGGGTCACTTTGACAAAAGCTGCTAGCTCTTGATAACTGCCGTGGCATTTCTAATGTCCAAAGATCGCATTGACTACTGTGTGAGAAGGGATCCTGATTACTGAGTGTccttgcaaataaaataaaccactgATGATCAggtgatattttaaaagctttcaggaaATTAGGATAATTCAGCGTTTTAGGATGCATAAAGTACTCCACACTGGATCAATAACTTCCACTTCATTGCATTGCATTCAGCAGTTTTTCACAGAACAGAGCAAGCAATTCATCTGCCATGTTTAACCATGGGGTTTTGTCTTTAACTTGTTGCCTATTTCTCCTCTCTTACTGGAAGAACAGAGTCACTTCTCAGTTTGAACACACACATGTGTTTCATGTATGAAATTTcctgtttctggttttcagccTAATTCAGAACAGAACTGTGAGGGAAGCCAGAAAGAAGTCTAAATTCCACTAGGCTGGGTAATACTAATACTTATTCATATTTCTTCGGTTTAGGTACATAATCAAGTATGTCCTGAATAGGATGTCTTCCTAAACAGAGCCATTTCTGCTACTCCATAACTTCATAGCTGAGTAATTTACTGATTTGGTTAATTAAATGGGGTACATCACTAGTTAATGGCCTCCAACTAGATCTTATGCCACTGATTACCATCATCTGGGCCTGGCCACTCATCCAGTTTTCAGCCTACCTCACCGCCTGCTCATCCGCCCCATACTTCAATAGCTGCTCTATGAAGATCTTAAGGGAAACAGTGTTGAAAGCCTTATTCAAGTCTAGGTAGACAATATCAACAGCTCTCCCCTTGTCTATCAATCAGGCCAGTTGTTTCATCGTAAAAGGCCATCAAGCCGGTGAAGCATGACTTCCTGTTGGTGAATCCCTTCTGAGTACTCCTGATGGTTTTCGTCTTGTTCATGTGCCTGAAAATGGTTCCCAGAATgagctgctccatcacctttccagggatTGAGGCGAGGCTGAGCAGCCTGGGTCttccttcttgtcctttttGAAGATAGGAGTAACATTTGCTTTCCACCACTCTTTTGGCACTTCTCCCAATAACTATGATCAATCAAACACTATCAAGAGTGGCCTTGCCATGACATCTGCCAGCTGCTTCAGCTCTCCtgggtgcatcccatcaggCACCCTCAATAAAAAGTTGCTGAGGGGTTTCCTAGTCAAGAAGAATTGACATTGCCTAGCAAGATGTGAATCCTATAAATCTGAGATCTTTGAGCACTACTTTGAATTATCTTCGAGTGAACATTCAAATGCCCATATTGCAGACTCACTTGCACATGGTGCACTAAGTAAAGATTGCCACAGATGGCACAGTGGTCTTCTGGGTAAAGCAGAGGTTGTTTCTTGCAGAGGAAGAACTATGCAGGTAGAGTAAGGaatactgaaatgttttcagtagGCATGatgcaaaaaaatcaaagtttaggttttgttgttttggtttttttttaaagggggGAAGTTTCTCATTTAAACAGTTTCACAGagacacagaagagaaaattcttATGCCTGTTGCAGCTGTACCCAAACAAAAGGATATTTGTGTTCACAACATAGATGTTTATCCCCAAATGTGGAAAAATGGCACTGCtttaacatttctgaagaaagtgTTTGCTTTATCAGAAATGGTGTTTCAGAGaagagtgaggtgtccctatTAGGTCAGTGAGCTGAAGGTCAGTATCAGGATAATAAAGCACAGAGAGGACCCATTATTTTTTGACATGCCAACAATCAAAAGGTGAAGGTATGTCAAATTAGAACTTTGAAAACTCTCCTGATTCACTGTGCTCCATTAAGCTTGCATATATTGAGTTGTAGTGGGTTTAGCATGTGCATTAGAGCTTAGAGAGGCTTACATTAAATGTGCAAGGAAGAAGAGTGAGTCTTTTTGCATtgctgggagcagtggggcATTACTACAACTGATGCTATCTTACAGGACAATTTACCTGTGATTTATGGAATAAAAGATGTCTCTACATGACCCCTCTTAAATTTCTGTATATTGCATACAAAAAAAGGTGACCTAATGGTAGACACATGCAATAAAGTGACACAGAGACAATTCTGTGCTCACTAGAAACAaggtgtattttaaaactactccccatcattttcttcttcaaatgaGTCAGTTCCCACTTCCTCATAGTCCTTCTCCAGGGCAGCCAGATCCTCTCGGGCCTCTGCGAATTCTCCCTCCTCCATGCCTTCACCCACATACCAGTGCACAAAAGCTCTCTTGGCATACATCAGATCAAACTTGTGGTCGAGCCTGGCCCAAGCCTCTGCAATGGCCGTGGTGTTGCTCAGCATGCAGACTGCTCGTTGAACTTGGGCTAGGTCTCCACCAGGAACTACAGTAGGAGGCTGATAGTTGATCCCAACCTGGAAACAGGAACATGAGAGAAGGTTGTAAAAAGGCAAGAGCAGTCAAAAGCAgtcaaacagctgaaaaaacgTGAGTAAAGTTACAGATGCTGGGGTAGAGTGGTGCCACTACCACAACTACCAGATGGCAAAGgccataaaaaataataatatcatAAACAATATAACACATGGTCATTTTACTATCTGTAGTATTCTTCTGTTTAATGTACACTGCCAACTTTGTAGCTTTCTTAACAGCCCCTCAACACTGAATGTAGTTTCACAAAGATACACCATAGAAACTAATACAGAAAGTTGGTTCCCAGTTAAAAGCTTTCATTCTTAAACCAGCTATTTGTATGACAAATGTTTTTTCCACTGCTAATATTTGTACTATTGTTGAAATTACGCTTGCCAACACTACTACCTAGCCAGCAGGGCGGAAGCTGTATATATTTCCTTTATAAATTGTATTGGGTTTggtatttccttcattttagaTGTTGCTTCAGAGGGAACACTTAATGGCTTGTCCAAAATTCGTGTCTGATATTAATACTTCTTTACATTTTAACTCATATACACTTCAGATTTCcatttacataaatattcaGAAGTCTGTGTCAGTGGAATGtccaaaggaggaaaaggcatACTTTATACAACCACATATTTCATATGTTCCTTCTTCTCACAAGTGGAAAACATACGAGATCTAGAACTCTAAATATGAGTTTTCTGATAGACTGAATTTGCCCTTTAAACATTAAAGAGAAGTTCATGGCAGCCCTACTCACCTTAAAGCCTGTTGGACACCAGTCGACAAACTGGATAGTTCTCTTGGTCTTGATGGCAGCAATTGCGACATTGACATCTTTGGGAACTACGTCACCACGGTAGAGCATGCAGCAGGCCATGTACTTGCCATGCCTTGGGTCACACTTCACCATCTGGTTGTTGGGCTCAAAGCAGGCGCTGGTGATTTCAGCCACTGAGAGCTGCTCATGATGTGCTCTGTCAGAGGAGATGATGGGGGCATAGGTGACTAAGGGGAAGTGGATGCGCGGGTAGGGCACCAGGTTTGTCTGGAACTCCGTCAGATCCACATTGAGGGCACCGTCGAAGCGCAGCGAAGCCGTGATGGAGGAGACAATCTGGCTGATGAGGCGGTTGAGGTTGGTGTAAGTGGGACGCTCAATGTCCAGGTTTCGGCGGCAGATGTCATAGATGGCCTCATTATCCACCATGAAAGCGCAGTCTGAGTGCTCCAGGGTGGTATGTGTGGTCAGGATGGAATTGTAGGGCTCCACCACAGCGGTGGAGACCTGTGGGGCTGGGTAGATTGCAAACTCCAGTTTGGACTTCTTTCCATAATCCACAGAGAGTCGTTCCATCAGTAAGGAGGTAAATCCAGAGCCGGTACCTCCACCAAAGCTGTGGAAGATCAGGAACCCTTGCAGCCCAGAACAGGCATCAGTCTAgaaatcaaaagagaaaaatagggGCTGAAGAAGAACGAAAAGACTTCATCTACCATATGAGCTGAAGGAGAGAGCAAGCATCAGCAATATACAACATAAATTTCACGTCAGGTTTTCTTGAGAAAGGGCTCATGATAATcccatccttttctttcctcactcaCTCAACTGAGGACATAAAAATCAGATTCATCTGTGGAGCTTCTGTCTCTGAACTTCACACTTCTCTTAGTCTATCTGAAACCAGGAATGTAGAACAGCTTAATTCTATATCGGTGCTCAAGGGCTGTGCTAATAACGAAGAATTACAAATTCAGAACCCCTTTTTAAGAATACCTGGAGGCATACAGCTGGGAAGTGAACTACTGGGCTTCTCTCTCTTGGACTAGTAAGGATGTGCCTGTATGTCTTTCAATCTCTTCTCTGAACCACTGGTATCAATTATAGTTAACCAGGTACCTGTTCtgcacttctttcttctgcagaatCCAAACTGCTGTTTCAAA
The window above is part of the Strigops habroptila isolate Jane chromosome 3, bStrHab1.2.pri, whole genome shotgun sequence genome. Proteins encoded here:
- the TUBA8 gene encoding tubulin alpha-8 chain isoform X2, giving the protein MPTSTRTCWHCSAATQLLTISLSCSDEVRAGTFRELFHPEQLITGKEDAANNYARGHYTIGKESIDMVLDRVRKLTDACSGLQGFLIFHSFGGGTGSGFTSLLMERLSVDYGKKSKLEFAIYPAPQVSTAVVEPYNSILTTHTTLEHSDCAFMVDNEAIYDICRRNLDIERPTYTNLNRLISQIVSSITASLRFDGALNVDLTEFQTNLVPYPRIHFPLVTYAPIISSDRAHHEQLSVAEITSACFEPNNQMVKCDPRHGKYMACCMLYRGDVVPKDVNVAIAAIKTKRTIQFVDWCPTGFKVGINYQPPTVVPGGDLAQVQRAVCMLSNTTAIAEAWARLDHKFDLMYAKRAFVHWYVGEGMEEGEFAEAREDLAALEKDYEEVGTDSFEEENDGE
- the TUBA8 gene encoding tubulin alpha-8 chain isoform X1, with protein sequence MRECISIHVGQAGVQIGNACWELFCLEHGIQPDGTFKDVQDKLNNDDSFTTFFNETGTGKHVPRAVMVDLEPSVVDEVRAGTFRELFHPEQLITGKEDAANNYARGHYTIGKESIDMVLDRVRKLTDACSGLQGFLIFHSFGGGTGSGFTSLLMERLSVDYGKKSKLEFAIYPAPQVSTAVVEPYNSILTTHTTLEHSDCAFMVDNEAIYDICRRNLDIERPTYTNLNRLISQIVSSITASLRFDGALNVDLTEFQTNLVPYPRIHFPLVTYAPIISSDRAHHEQLSVAEITSACFEPNNQMVKCDPRHGKYMACCMLYRGDVVPKDVNVAIAAIKTKRTIQFVDWCPTGFKVGINYQPPTVVPGGDLAQVQRAVCMLSNTTAIAEAWARLDHKFDLMYAKRAFVHWYVGEGMEEGEFAEAREDLAALEKDYEEVGTDSFEEENDGE